From Candidatus Bathyarchaeia archaeon, the proteins below share one genomic window:
- a CDS encoding flavodoxin, whose protein sequence is MEKKNDFMRTLVVFYSRTGNTRLVSEAIARSLNADVEEIKDKKSRDGILGFLRSGYEAIFGRLSCIEPTEKGPEGYDLVIIGSPVWAGRLSSPVRTYMSLYGNKIKKVAFFATCSVGSGKIFKQMKEISKPPIAALEIKEREVLSGDYMKKIEDLKLMLENETRGTSLKKADNTFLI, encoded by the coding sequence ATGGAGAAGAAGAATGATTTTATGAGAACGTTGGTTGTTTTTTACTCCAGGACGGGGAATACTAGATTAGTATCCGAAGCGATTGCTAGAAGCTTAAATGCTGATGTAGAGGAAATAAAAGATAAGAAAAGCAGAGATGGCATTTTAGGGTTTCTAAGGTCTGGATACGAGGCCATATTTGGAAGGCTTTCATGTATCGAGCCGACCGAAAAGGGCCCCGAAGGATACGACTTGGTGATAATAGGTTCCCCGGTCTGGGCTGGTCGCCTTTCTTCCCCGGTGAGAACCTACATGAGCTTATACGGTAACAAGATCAAAAAGGTAGCCTTCTTCGCTACCTGCAGTGTGGGAAGTGGCAAGATTTTCAAGCAGATGAAGGAGATCTCAAAACCGCCAATAGCGGCGCTTGAAATCAAAGAGAGAGAAGTCTTGTCGGGTGACTACATGAAAAAAATTGAAGACTTGAAATTAATGCTTGAGAATGAAACTAGGGGGACAAGCCTGAAAAAAGCGGATAATACTTTTCTCATTTGA